The following coding sequences are from one Cricetulus griseus strain 17A/GY unplaced genomic scaffold, alternate assembly CriGri-PICRH-1.0 unplaced_scaffold_123, whole genome shotgun sequence window:
- the LOC100765088 gene encoding zinc finger protein 14 isoform X4 produces the protein MGFTRSFPKEAAQRCDGGNLQEPGCHRNEVVERLLERNKSSECKEIFRQIPNTIVNRKVSHRTMICESHVYEDNMFIGHSSINVSVPLQTIQKPHQYELCGASLCKVGECEKAFIYPECFLKREDTDTEQKFSEFNQCDKIFKSNDYIQIRVNKETREEICMDKQHYDAFTYTDFLQYVEKIHTGKKPYVCKQCGKTFSFLSNIRRHERTHTGEKPYKCNICDKTFTCLTNFQEHERTHTGEKPYLCTQCGKSFSFLSNIRRHERTHTGEKPYRCNICGKAFSYLTNFQDHERTHTGEKPYVCTQCGKAFTYYYSFQTHKRCHTGEKPYVCKQCGKAFSYYNSIQTHKRCHTGEKPYVCKLCDKAFTTLSSLRYHERIHSGEKPHVCLQCGKGFNSSSTLRIHERTHTGEKPYKCRQCGKVFSVDSSLRYHERIHSGEKPYVCQQCGKAFTRHTSLRCHERIHCGEKPYVCKQCGKGFISCSNFRKHESTHSGEKLCVCKLCGKAFTDQSSLRRHERIHSGEKPYVCKHCGKGFSSLSGCQRHEQIHTGEKPYVCKNCGKAFTNPGALRNHERIHSGEKPYVCEQCGKGFISFSKFRIHERIHTGEKPYKCKQCMKAFTGHSSLRRHERIHSGEKPFVCKQCGKSFYTLSDCQRHEQIHTGEKPYICKQCGKAFTRSSSLKIHEKTHTRRNSSV, from the exons ATGGGCTTTACTAGATCCTTCCCAAAAGAAGCTGCACAGAGATGTGATGGAGGAAACCTTCAGGAACCTGGCTGCCATAG aaatgaaGTTGTAGAAAGACTATTGGAACGTAACAAAAGTAGTGAATGTAAAGAAATCTTCAGACAGATTCCAAACACCATTGTGAACAGGAAAGTGTCTCATAGAACAATGATTTGTGAAAGCCATGTGTATGAAGACAACATGTTCATCGGTCATTCATCTATTAATGTGTCTGTGCCTCTCCAGACTATACAAAAACCTCATCAATATGAGCTATGTGGAGCGAGCCTCTGTAAGGTTGGGGAATGTGAGAAAGCCTTCATTTATCCAGAATGCTTTCTGAAGCGTGAAGACACTGACACTGAACAGAAATTCAGTGAATTTAACCAGTGTGACAAAATCTTCAAAAGTAATGATTACATTCAAATACGTGTGAATAAGGAAACTAGAGAAGAAATATGTATGGATAAGCAGCATTATGATGCCTTTACTTATACTGATTTTCTTCAGTATGTTGAAAAGATCCACACTGGAAAGAAACCCTATGTATGTAAACAATGTGGGAAAACCTTTTCCTTTTTGAGTAACATTAGAAGACATGAACgaactcacactggagagaaaccctacaaatgtaatATATGTGACAAAACTTTCACTTGTTTGACTAACTTTCAAGAACATGAAAgaactcacactggagagaaaccctatttaTGTACACAATGTGGgaaatccttttcttttctgagtaaCATTCGAAGACATGAACGtactcatactggagagaaaccatacagATGTAATATATGTGGTAAGGCTTTCAGTTATTTGACCAACTTTCAAGACCATGAAAgaactcacactggagagaaaccttatgtgTGTACACAATGTGGGAAGGCTTTCACTTACTACTATTCCTTTCAAACACATAAACGAtgccacactggagagaaaccctatgtctgtaagcagtgtgggaaagccttcagttATTACAATTCCATTCAGACACATAAACGATgtcacactggagaaaagccctATGTATGTAAGCTGTGTGATAAAGCCTTTACTACTCTCAGTTCTCTTCGCTATCATGAGAGGATTCACAGTGGAGAGAAACCCCATGTATGTTTGCAGTGTGGAAAAGGTTTCAATTCTTCCAGTACCCTTCGAATACATGAAAgaactcacactggagagaaaccctataaatgtaGGCAATGTGGGAAAGTCTTTAGTGTTGACAGTTCCCTTCGATACCATGAAAGGATTCACAGTGGGGAGAAACCCTATGTGTGTCAGCAGTGTGGGAAGGCCTTCACTCGCCACACCTCCCTTCGATGCCATGAAAGGATTCACTGTGGGGAGAAACCGTATGTTTGTAAGCAATGTGGCAAAGGTTTTATTTCTTGCAGTAACTTCCGAAAGCATGAATCAACTCATTCTGGAGAGAAACTCTGTGTATGTAAACtatgtggtaaagcctttactGATCAAAGTTCGCTCCGACGACATGAAAGGATTCacagtggagagaaaccctatgtgtGTAAGCATTGTGGAAAAGGTTTCTCTTCCTTAAGTGGTTGTCAGAGACATGAACAAATTCACACTGGTGAGAAACCCTATGTCTGTAAGaattgtgggaaagccttcactaATCCCGGTGCCCTTCGAAATCATGAAAGGATTCACAGTGGTGAAAAGCCCTATGTATGTGAGCAGTGTGGGAAgggtttcatttcttttagtaAGTTTAGAATACATGAACggattcacactggagagaaaccatataagTGTAAACAATGTATGAAAGCCTTTACTGGTCACAGTTCCCTTCGACGTCACGAAAGGATTCACAGTGGAGAGAAACCATTTGTATGTAAACAGTGTGGGAAATCCTTTTATACTTTAAGTGACTGTCAGAGACATGAACAAATTCACACTGGTGAGAAGCCTTATATTTGCAagcaatgtgggaaagcctttactCGTTCCAGTTCCCTTAAAATACATGAGAAGACTCACACTAGAAGGAATTCCTCAGTGTAG
- the LOC100765088 gene encoding zinc finger protein 14 isoform X3, translated as MEETFRNLAAIGRTQDDQHIDNDHRYSRRNQRNEVVERLLERNKSSECKEIFRQIPNTIVNRKVSHRTMICESHVYEDNMFIGHSSINVSVPLQTIQKPHQYELCGASLCKVGECEKAFIYPECFLKREDTDTEQKFSEFNQCDKIFKSNDYIQIRVNKETREEICMDKQHYDAFTYTDFLQYVEKIHTGKKPYVCKQCGKTFSFLSNIRRHERTHTGEKPYKCNICDKTFTCLTNFQEHERTHTGEKPYLCTQCGKSFSFLSNIRRHERTHTGEKPYRCNICGKAFSYLTNFQDHERTHTGEKPYVCTQCGKAFTYYYSFQTHKRCHTGEKPYVCKQCGKAFSYYNSIQTHKRCHTGEKPYVCKLCDKAFTTLSSLRYHERIHSGEKPHVCLQCGKGFNSSSTLRIHERTHTGEKPYKCRQCGKVFSVDSSLRYHERIHSGEKPYVCQQCGKAFTRHTSLRCHERIHCGEKPYVCKQCGKGFISCSNFRKHESTHSGEKLCVCKLCGKAFTDQSSLRRHERIHSGEKPYVCKHCGKGFSSLSGCQRHEQIHTGEKPYVCKNCGKAFTNPGALRNHERIHSGEKPYVCEQCGKGFISFSKFRIHERIHTGEKPYKCKQCMKAFTGHSSLRRHERIHSGEKPFVCKQCGKSFYTLSDCQRHEQIHTGEKPYICKQCGKAFTRSSSLKIHEKTHTRRNSSV; from the exons ATGGAGGAAACCTTCAGGAACCTGGCTGCCATAG GAAGAACACAAGATGACCAGCACATAGACAATGACCACAGATATTCTAGAAGAAATCAAAG aaatgaaGTTGTAGAAAGACTATTGGAACGTAACAAAAGTAGTGAATGTAAAGAAATCTTCAGACAGATTCCAAACACCATTGTGAACAGGAAAGTGTCTCATAGAACAATGATTTGTGAAAGCCATGTGTATGAAGACAACATGTTCATCGGTCATTCATCTATTAATGTGTCTGTGCCTCTCCAGACTATACAAAAACCTCATCAATATGAGCTATGTGGAGCGAGCCTCTGTAAGGTTGGGGAATGTGAGAAAGCCTTCATTTATCCAGAATGCTTTCTGAAGCGTGAAGACACTGACACTGAACAGAAATTCAGTGAATTTAACCAGTGTGACAAAATCTTCAAAAGTAATGATTACATTCAAATACGTGTGAATAAGGAAACTAGAGAAGAAATATGTATGGATAAGCAGCATTATGATGCCTTTACTTATACTGATTTTCTTCAGTATGTTGAAAAGATCCACACTGGAAAGAAACCCTATGTATGTAAACAATGTGGGAAAACCTTTTCCTTTTTGAGTAACATTAGAAGACATGAACgaactcacactggagagaaaccctacaaatgtaatATATGTGACAAAACTTTCACTTGTTTGACTAACTTTCAAGAACATGAAAgaactcacactggagagaaaccctatttaTGTACACAATGTGGgaaatccttttcttttctgagtaaCATTCGAAGACATGAACGtactcatactggagagaaaccatacagATGTAATATATGTGGTAAGGCTTTCAGTTATTTGACCAACTTTCAAGACCATGAAAgaactcacactggagagaaaccttatgtgTGTACACAATGTGGGAAGGCTTTCACTTACTACTATTCCTTTCAAACACATAAACGAtgccacactggagagaaaccctatgtctgtaagcagtgtgggaaagccttcagttATTACAATTCCATTCAGACACATAAACGATgtcacactggagaaaagccctATGTATGTAAGCTGTGTGATAAAGCCTTTACTACTCTCAGTTCTCTTCGCTATCATGAGAGGATTCACAGTGGAGAGAAACCCCATGTATGTTTGCAGTGTGGAAAAGGTTTCAATTCTTCCAGTACCCTTCGAATACATGAAAgaactcacactggagagaaaccctataaatgtaGGCAATGTGGGAAAGTCTTTAGTGTTGACAGTTCCCTTCGATACCATGAAAGGATTCACAGTGGGGAGAAACCCTATGTGTGTCAGCAGTGTGGGAAGGCCTTCACTCGCCACACCTCCCTTCGATGCCATGAAAGGATTCACTGTGGGGAGAAACCGTATGTTTGTAAGCAATGTGGCAAAGGTTTTATTTCTTGCAGTAACTTCCGAAAGCATGAATCAACTCATTCTGGAGAGAAACTCTGTGTATGTAAACtatgtggtaaagcctttactGATCAAAGTTCGCTCCGACGACATGAAAGGATTCacagtggagagaaaccctatgtgtGTAAGCATTGTGGAAAAGGTTTCTCTTCCTTAAGTGGTTGTCAGAGACATGAACAAATTCACACTGGTGAGAAACCCTATGTCTGTAAGaattgtgggaaagccttcactaATCCCGGTGCCCTTCGAAATCATGAAAGGATTCACAGTGGTGAAAAGCCCTATGTATGTGAGCAGTGTGGGAAgggtttcatttcttttagtaAGTTTAGAATACATGAACggattcacactggagagaaaccatataagTGTAAACAATGTATGAAAGCCTTTACTGGTCACAGTTCCCTTCGACGTCACGAAAGGATTCACAGTGGAGAGAAACCATTTGTATGTAAACAGTGTGGGAAATCCTTTTATACTTTAAGTGACTGTCAGAGACATGAACAAATTCACACTGGTGAGAAGCCTTATATTTGCAagcaatgtgggaaagcctttactCGTTCCAGTTCCCTTAAAATACATGAGAAGACTCACACTAGAAGGAATTCCTCAGTGTAG
- the LOC113831166 gene encoding LOW QUALITY PROTEIN: ATP synthase F(0) complex subunit C2, mitochondrial-like (The sequence of the model RefSeq protein was modified relative to this genomic sequence to represent the inferred CDS: inserted 1 base in 1 codon; substituted 1 base at 1 genomic stop codon) has translation MYACSKFTHSLIRSTSQLLSRPLSAVEXNXPQIWTDEGLSSLVAPCPLTSHIPSCSFQTSIISRDIDTATKFSGAGAATVRVAGSGAGIGTVLGSLIIGYARNPSLKQQLFSYMSLGFALSEAMGLFCLMVAFLILFMM, from the exons ATGTATGCCTGCTCCAAGTTCACCCACTCCTTAATCAGGAGCACCTCTCAGCTGCTGAGTCGTCCCCTGTCTGCGGTAG TAAATTGACCACAGATATGGACAGATGAGGGCCTCAGCAGCTTGGTGGCcccttgtcctctgacctcacacatcCCTAGCTGCAGCTTTCAAACCAGCATCATTTCCAGGGACATCGACACAGCCACCAAGTTCAGTGGGGCTGGGGCTGCTACAGTTAGGGTGGCTGGCTCTGGGGCTGGGATTGGGACTGTTTTGGGGAGCCTCATCATTGGTTATGCCAGGAACCCTTCTCTGAAGCAACAGCTCTTCTCCTACATGAGTCTAGGCTTTGCCCTCTCAGAGGCCATGGGGCTCTTTTGTCTAATGGTGGCCTTTCTCATCCTCTTCATGATGTGA